In Myxococcales bacterium, one genomic interval encodes:
- a CDS encoding RNA methyltransferase, with protein sequence MKKRGHRELVVFGRRAVREALDQDARDLEVCEVWVAKSVPAPFRDDLLAACRKSGIDLRVGTPAQVHALSGEPRHDQGVAARIRLGRVIDVTTYLEAQKGKAARQPKRLIALDGVTNSQNIGLVVRTLVACGLDGILWPKIGSPWVNGLAIKASASALYRCNILCCETLAEGLMELKVAGFEVAGLTHPEGSNLFEHELPHRSVLVAGSETKGLSREVTEMLDRRLSIPLQGPVESLNVAVAVSLACYKAAGTISGQPLKGAR encoded by the coding sequence ATGAAAAAGCGCGGACATCGCGAACTCGTCGTGTTTGGACGGCGCGCCGTTCGCGAAGCCCTTGACCAGGACGCTCGCGATCTCGAGGTCTGTGAGGTGTGGGTGGCGAAGTCGGTGCCCGCGCCGTTTCGCGATGATCTCCTGGCTGCGTGTCGCAAATCGGGAATCGATCTGCGCGTGGGCACGCCCGCCCAGGTACATGCGCTTTCCGGCGAGCCTCGTCACGACCAGGGAGTGGCAGCACGCATCCGGCTCGGTCGGGTGATCGACGTTACGACCTACCTCGAGGCCCAGAAGGGCAAGGCCGCCCGCCAACCCAAGCGACTCATCGCTCTGGATGGCGTGACGAATTCTCAGAACATCGGCCTGGTGGTGCGAACGCTCGTGGCCTGTGGGCTCGACGGAATCCTCTGGCCGAAGATCGGTTCACCCTGGGTCAACGGCCTGGCGATCAAGGCGTCGGCCTCGGCGCTCTATCGCTGCAACATACTGTGTTGCGAAACGTTGGCCGAGGGCCTGATGGAACTCAAAGTGGCGGGATTCGAAGTCGCGGGTTTGACCCATCCAGAGGGTTCGAATCTGTTCGAACATGAGCTGCCACATCGCTCGGTGCTGGTTGCCGGCAGTGAAACAAAGGGGTTGTCGAGGGAGGTGACGGAGATGCTGGACCGACGGCTGTCCATCCCGCTGCAAGGTCCGGTTGAATCCTTGAACGTCGCAGTCGCCGTTTCGCTGGCTTGCTACAAAGCGGCGGGAACCATCTCGGGTCAACCCCTGAAAGGTGCTCGGTAG